DNA sequence from the Ornithorhynchus anatinus isolate Pmale09 chromosome X4, mOrnAna1.pri.v4, whole genome shotgun sequence genome:
GACCCGGAATCCCAGGTTCGAGGGGGCcggctcccacccctgccccgatTACCCCTAGAACCCGCCCCGACCCTCCTCTTCTCGCATCATTAGCTTGCAGATCACCGCTTGCTTTCTCCAAAAGCCGGGGAGGAAGTGTCCCGGTCCCTATCCTGGCTGAAGGAGGAAACTGAATTGAGGTTTTTAGGGGCGGGGCAGCGGAGACCATTTCGGCAAAGGAAGCGAGGAAGGAGGCGAGACAAGTCTGGGCAGAAGTGGAGgatgaatggggaggaggaagagggggaaatgaaAACAGCACTGGAGGTGGGGCAGATTTTGGCCCAGGAGGACAAGCGTCTGGAATTTGAGGAAGTGCGAGAAGAGGAGCGAAGCAGATGGATTAGGGACCGGAGAACAAACCGGTCAGAGGTCCGGGGGCCTGGGCTGGCCTGAAAGATTACAAGACGTAGGAAGGTGACAGAGGAGAAGGCTGAAGCTGTCAAACCCCCTTatgagcaacgtggcctggtggacagagcccgggtttaggagtcagaggacatgcgttctaatcccggctctgccacttgcctattgaaTAGCCTTGGGTGAGTTGCATcacttgtgcctcggtttcctttatctgtaaaaagatAGGAAAAATTAAAtaccttccctcctacttagactaggtgcccagatgagacagggactgggtctgcccTGATTGTCTTACATCTGttgaagagaagcggtgtggcctagtggacagatcatagccctgggagtcagaaggacctgggttctaatcccggttctgccactcgcctgtgtgatcacttttctgggcctcagtttcctcatctgaaaactgggatttaaggcagtgagtcccacgtggaagaGGAAACATCAGTGGCTGCGGCTCTAGAAAGGGATGTCAAGAGGAAACAGGTGACCtttggccctccccaccccactatcCCGCTTTTGGCCAGGTCCTCGGGACCCTAGTGGAGGGTCTCCTGGAGCTGAGGCCCGTGGGGCCTGGCCTAGGACCCGAGCTGGTTTTACTCAGTTTTACGGATGTTTTCAGTATCAGCCCTGCAACCGGTTGCTGGGAGTGGTCAGTTCTCACCCAGATGCTCATGGGAAGCAGTGGCAACCTGGGGCTATTGCAAGGCTATTTCACTGGTAGCCCGCCAGACCCAAAGAGGGGCTTTGAACAGCAAATGTTCGAGGAAGTCAAAGGCGAAGGATAGATGCAGTCCAAGAAAACGGGGAGgaaactcattttaaaaaaagagatacACAACTTCCATCTTTAATGAAAAAATTCTGACTCTGAAATAACCTGTTTCCCGAggggcccccgctccccccgctccccaggaCCCAGTACGTATCGTGAGTGGCTCCCGGCCAGAACCCGGTCTGTAAGTGTTCGGGGCTAAGGTGGCTAGGAGCCCGTGGCTTCCACTCGGGAGCCTTAGCCGGGAGGAGGTCGGCAGTCCCAGCCGACACCGTGCTTGGGCTGGTAGCCCCGGCAGCCCGGGGGACAACTGGGCCTGGACAGAGCTGCCCCCATAGAAACTgccccgcgccccggcccccggaTGGGGAAGGTGCGCCCAAGCAGGACTAGGTGGGGCCCGATGCCAGGTCGCGCATCAGGCCCGCCAAGTCCGGACGGGACAGAGTCGGGCTGGAGTGCTGGCCAGggatcctctcccttcttccacctcTGGGTCTgatcatcctcctccccctcatcacCACGACTGTCCTCGTTATTGCCAGCATCGGCACCGCCTCTGACGAGTCCGGCCTGCTGTCCCgtgcccccaccccctggccaCGGTGCCTTCAGAGGTGGCATCTGGGTCTCAGCACCTCAACCGGGGCCGGCTGCAGTTCCCCTCTGGAGGTCCCTCTGGCCCCTGCCGGGAGATCTGCCGTCCCGCCGAGGTTACCGGGGACATCCATCAGCAGCTCCATTTCAGCTGCGGCCACTCTGCCAGGCCAGGATACGGGAAGCTGGGCGAGAGAGCGTCCTTGAAGGCCATTTGCCGCCATCCTTGGGCTCCACCCCCAAGCATAGATGGGGTGGCCGATCAGAGGGGGCAGCGCTCGGCCCCTAGCCACCCAGAAGGCCCTGCCGGGCGGCCCTCAGCAGGCCCTCAGCTCGCTCTCCAGCCGGTAGATCTTGGCCTTAAGGCTTTTCAGCTCCCCCTGGATCTTATGAGTCCGCCGGTTCCCCTGGCGGACCTCATGCAGGATGGCCAAGTCCTGGTCCGGCCCCACGTTGAGCGTcacctggaggggagggagatgccaCACGGAAGAAGAATGTTGGGCGACCGAGGCGGAACAGAAGTTTGAGGAGGTGGAGGGTCTGTCCTGCACGTAGTACAGATTTTCCGGGGCCAACCCCAGGACCACAGTGCCCAACCCAGGACTCGTTCACACACGTACAGGGCCAATAGTCGCTTGGGCTAGCGGAAATGTGATCGGCTGGGAGGCGGCAGAcccggcttctgatcccggctctgccgcttgcctgccgggtggccttgggcaagtcgcttgatttctctgggtctcagtttcctactctgtcaaatgggggattcgatacctgttctctctcctacttacattgGGAgctcccagtgggacagggactgtgtccaacctgatttgctagtaactaccccagcgcttaggacagtgcttggcacattctaagtgcttaacaaataccataaaaaaaaaataataaatccctATGCCAACTAAGGTTGGTACGAAATCTGCCCGGCTCCCTGGGAAAGGCCTGGTTTAGTCTGGCTCTCCAGGTTGATCTTTGGGGCGATtgagcaatgtgtctgttatacttagtacaatgctctgcacgcagtgagcgctcaataactacaactgaatgattcCCACCCAGTCACTTGGACAGTCCAGgtcccccagactaagccccccttttccttagatccccctgccccccctacCTTGCctagactctgttctaagcgcttggaaagttcagttcagctctaccccccccccccgcccacactacttatgtatatacgtacgcatctataattctatttatttatagtaatgcctctTTTACTCGTTCTGCCATGTATATATATCGCGAATTcgatttatattgacgctatggATACCTGTTTGTTTggaggtccgtctccccccttctagactgcgagcccgttgtgggcaggaattgtgtctctcTCGTTGCTGAAgtgaactttccaagcgtttagtacagtgttctgcacacggtgagcgctcaataagtacgttcgaacgaatgaatgaatgctgacatTGGTTTAGCCTGTTAGTCATCGCTCTGGCTCCCTCTTGTGGCTGCGCCCCCAATGACAGCAAAGGCAGGTGCCtcatttgttttttccttttttaaaggtaattattgagcactttttctttttaagggtcattgtcaagcgcttactatgtgccgggcactgtactaagcgctggggtagatacaagctaatcagttcagacagagtccccgtcccacacgggactcgccgtcttcatccccatttttacagacgagggaagcgaggcccaggaGAAGCGACGCGattcttacccaaggtcacgcggccgacaaatggcggggccgagataataataataataatgttggtatttgttaagctcttactatgtgcagagcactgttctaagagctgggggagatacagggtcatcgggttgtcccatgtgaggctcacagttaatcccagtttacagatgaggcaactgaggcacagaaaagttaagtgactcgcccacagtcacacagctgacaagtggcagagcccggagtcgaacccatgacctctgactctgaaacccaggctctttccactgagccatgctgcttccccaagatcagaactcgggtccttctgactcccaacccctggctctatcccctgggccactcTGGGGAAATGCGGATTTGCCCTGGGCACCTTTGGGATGGGGCACAGGGGCAGGTGTAGAGAAAGCCCAGCCAACAAGGCGCGATGGCAGAATGGCTGCCGTTTCGGTCAAGGTGGAGGTTCTAGGACGCCGTTTTCCCCCAGCACAAAcggccactctccctcccccagccctgttcTGGGAGAGTCCGGTGGATTTGGACTCTCAATGCCAGAGCTGAGCCTGGCTTGGAGAAAGCTGGGCAaatttccaagcgctgaggtgatTTCCACTATGCCCCGTGATAGACGCTCCTAGCCTCGGACATGGGAGGGCTGAGTCGGGGGCGTGACCTGGCTTTCCTCTGGGAGAATCAGGTTCCTGGCATTAAGAAGACACCCTCCCCTCCGTGAACCCCAAGGGCCTGGGCAACCGTTCCCAACACCCTCGCTATTCGGCGGCCCCTCggtccaccccagcccccagagcGGTTACCTGGAACAACAACTTCTCCACATCCTTCAGTTTCTGCCGGAGGTTCTTGATGTCCGCCTTAAAACCTTCCACTTCCATGCAACGTCGCTTCTCCAGCGCTTCGTAGCGCCGGGTCATCAGCTGTAGACGCTTCCCCAACTTGTCAGAGCGCTCCTGAGGAGAggtcgctgtggtcagggaacttgtccgccaaatctgttctactggactctcccaagcgcttagtacagtgctccgcacacaggcagCGCTCAATAAGCCCCGTTAACAAATGAGGAGGAGCCCAGAGAGAAgcgggcagggaggccagcgcaGAGCCTCCCGGGAGCAGAGGGCCCGGCTCCACCCCTGCTTGGGGAATCGGGGAAGACCGACTCGGTTACCTTGAAAATCTCTCGCCCCACGTCTCCTTCTTCCCGGATTCGGGCCAGGTCGTCTTCCAAGGCTACACACTGTTCGCGGTACATGTTGGACAGCTTCTGCTCTTGGGCTAACTTCTCCCGCAGCACCTGTAGCCACCCAGAAGAGCCGGGGAACCCTCAGATTCACAAGGGGCTTGCCGAGAGGGGCTCGAGGACGTTAGCGACTTTCTTCCTCCTGACACCCCAGTGAAAGCCGGTGGGCAGATAggattaaccccattttacagaggaggccgctgaggctcagaggggttTTTTAAAATTTGGTTTTGTACTTTTGtcaagggctttctatgtgccacgcgctgtactaggttaaataataatgttgctatttgttaagcgcttactatgtgcagagcactgttctaagcgctggggtagacacaggggaatcaggttgtcccacgtggggctcacagtcttaatccccattttccagatgaggtaactgaggcacagagaagttaagtgacttgcccacagtcacacagctgataagtggcagagctgggattcgaacccatgacctctgactccaaagcccgggctctttccactgagccatgctgcttctccagtccccTGGAGGGGGTGGGCGTGGAAGAGAGGGGACTCGCTGCCCCTGAACGACTGGTACTCAAGAATGCAAAGGGTGTCGGTGtgaacttcttgagggtagggactgtgatcttctaactccattgtattcccCTAAACACTCAGCCCCATTCTCTACctacctgtaagctccttgaaggccagggtcaagtctaccaactctatttcattcaatagtatttactgagcgcttactatgcgcagagcactgtactaagtgcttggaatgtacaaatcggtaacagatagagatggtccctgctctttgctgggcttacggtctaatcgggggagacggacagacaagaacaatagcagtaaatagaatcaaggcgatgtacatttcattaacaaaataaatagggtaatgaaaatatatacagttgagcagacgagtcctctcaagtgctcagtagtaataataaaaagactaatgatcataataatgacaacaacaactggtatttggtaagtgcttactctgtgcccagtgcctactaggcactggggtagatgcaagataatcagctcaaacccggtccccgtccctcgtgaaaccagaaggagggagaacaggtaccgagccgccattttacaggtgaggaaactgaggcccggagaagggaagtgactggctcaaggtcacacagcaggcagtggcggacccgggatcggAACCCCAAGTCCCAATGCTCTATGAGCTATGTTGCGCTATGTCCCCTAGGCCActatgctcactctgtgcagagttctgcaATTGATGACATTTaatgaaagtttactgtgtgcagatcactgtactatgcacttgggagagtacaatacaacaataaacagacatctgcccacaatgagcttacactccgcgggacagacagccattaatagaaaGGAATAaaagacagatgtggacataagtgctgtggggttggacggggagggagaagaatgaaggggatcaagtcagggcaatgcagaagggagagggagaagaggaaaggaaggccttttggaggagatattattagtaggcgctcaataaatatcactggttgagtGGTGGATTGGGTAgctggtatcgaccccagcacctaatattatgcttggcacataccaagtgcttaataaacacccctgatattcctcttctccctgcttccctctcttttttgatgtactgtactttcccaagcgcttagtacagtactcggcacacaataagtgctcaataaatacgactgaacgaatgaatgccagAGCCCCGGGCCCAGGGACTGGGTGGGGAACCGGCTACCTTAACGTAGTCGCCGTTTGCCCATGTGGGCTCCGGATGGGGTGGTGAGAGTTGTCTGccgcctctcttctcctcccgttCCTGAAGCTGCTCCCGGAACTCGTCCTTCTCCTTCAGCAAGTGGTCCTTCTCGGCCAGCCAGGACTTCTCCTTGACCCGGACGTCCGACTTGAGCCTCAGGTAGTCGCGGGTGCTCTCGAACAACAGGTCCTGGGTTCGCCGgagtctgggggggcggggcagggggtagGGATGGGGTCTCCTACTACCAGACTGACCTGGCatcctctctgtgggcagggaatgtgtctgtttattgttctaccatATTCCCCTAAgcggttactacagtgctctgcacacaggaaacactcaatagatacgactgacaaatgaggaagctgaggcccggagaaaggaagggacttacccaaggtcacccagcagacccgtggcagacccgggattagaacccaggtcctctgcctcccaggccctttctactgggccacgctgcctcccaatttcagccgtcccctctccccctagcCGGCAGCCACTTACTTGTCGGccagtgccttgatcttgtccTGGTCTCTCTGGTGCTGGACCTGGGCTTCTTCCAGCCGGATCCGCCTGTCCTCCAGGAAACCCTCGATCCGGTCCTTGCACAGCTTGGTCTGCTCCTCCAGTTGGGCCTGCAGGGCCTCCACCTGGCCGGGACCGCAAGGCCGGACTGTCCCCCGGGGCCTCCCACCCGGCCACCACCCTGCCCGCCGGCGGGCTCCCTAGCTACCctctattagcctccttgctcacctccctgcctcctgtctctccccactccagtccacacttcgctccgcggcccggatcatttctcaACAGCAGCGtccaggccgtgtttccccactccttaaaggcctcctgtggttgcccatctgcctccacatgAAAGACACTcatcacccttggctttaaagccctcaatcacgttgccccctcctacttcacctcgctgctcccctactacaacccagctcgcacacttcgctcctctaataccaactttctcactgtacctctatcagatagtctatctcgctgctgacctttgaggcctggaacacccttcctcttcatatctaacacagaattactctcccctctgcttcaaagcctcccgaaggcccatctcctccaagaggccttccctaaacccaacttttcctcttctcactccatTTGAGGACAGTTTTCGGGGCTGAGACTCCGCTCAGAGCGATTGGTTCTAATAATCGCTGtggtctttaagcgcttactctgtgccgagcaccgtgccaagcCACGGGAGACGGGGGGAGCTTCAAGTGAATTAGGACTAATTATTAATCAAGTGAATAACTCCCCATCCCCagcggggctcgcggtccgagtaggagggagaacgaggaagaaaccgaggcccagagacgtgaaccgctcgaggtcacccagcaggcaagtggcagaggtgggttagaactcaggtctgactGCCAACTCTAGAGCTattagtaacttctctgtgcctcagttacctcatctgtaaaatggggattaaaactgtgagccccacgtgggacaacttgattccctgtgtccacccaagcgcttagaacagtgctctgcacatagtaagcgcttaacaaataccaacgttattattattattattatggtatttaggataatgggaggatgagaagcaatatggcttgctgtgtgaccttgggcaagtcacttcagttcaccacaattattagtatcattattcctGGGCTCCGCCCCAGAGGGTTGGCAAGGTAGAGGGCCGGGGGCCCCCGATTACCCATCTGGGCACCCGTTACCTGCAGTATGAGTGTCTGATTGTCCCTCTGGTAGGTTCCGGGGTCTTGGGGAGCCTCCCCTCTGGCTGCTGGCTTGGCCGTGCTTTTTGCTGGACCTGCTCaatcattcagtgggatttattggatgcttaccgtgtgcagagtgctgcactaagcgcttgggagagggtaaaatgacagagttagtagatccaGGAAGAGGACCAACTCAGAGTGTCTCCTCCGAGTTGGGGAGAAGGAAACGGAGACAGATTCCACCTCGCCTGCCGGCCCCAGGACCCCGGGGGCACGGTGGATACCTGTCCTGGAAACGAGGTTCTCTTTGCGTTCCTGGGGTTCCCCGGCCCGCAGTGGCTTCTGCGGAATGGTGACCTAGGAGGAGTCAAGCGGGGACGGCGGCTTCACGAACGATGTGGCGTTTCGGGTGTAGCTGAAAGGCTACCGCTCCCCCGGGTGTCCCCTTCCGCCCGGCCCCGTGGTGGCCGCTTCCAAAAAGCGAGAGAGCCGGGGGCCCCCGacttgggggagggatgggggtggagcagGGCATGGGAGTGGAGACTGGGGGGCAGTGTCCCAGCCCCCGACGCCCCAAAAAGCCACGTGGACCATGGTACCCCAACAGCCTGTACCTTGTGCGGGGGCTCCTTGTGAAAATAGGTCAGGTCTCCCGTGTCCGATCCTACCAAGGCCAAGAGGTGCTGAATTTTCTTCCGGTCTTCCAGCTCCCTGCAATCCCAGAGAGGGTTAGCACTTGCCAGTAGAAGTAATACtcctgaagcggcgtggcttagtggaaagagcacaggcttgggagtcagaggacgtgggttctaatccccgcttcgccatctgtccgctgtgtgatcttgggcaagccgcttcacttctctgtgcctcagttacctcatctggaaaatggggatttaagactgactgtgagactcatgtgagacaacctgatgactttctatttaccccagcgcttagaacggtgcttggcacgtagtaagtgccccagtgtttagaatggtgcctggcacatagtaagtgcttaagaaatgccattattattttaataactgtggtatttgttaagcacttattatgtgccaggcactatgctaagtgctggggtggattgaagcaaatcaggttggacacagtctctatcccacataggtctctcagtctcaatcccattttacagatgagctaaccgaggtcatgctgcctccccgCGTGGATAGGGCGGGGAACCGGCCTCTCCCACCTCATCTGGTCGAGTCCGAGGCCGGcgagtccccccacccccggggtctgcccgcccccccggcctgGCACCTGATCTTCAGCCGGTCGTTCTCCGAGTAGAGACGCAGCACGTGCTCTCGCTCCTGGAAGAGGAACACCTGCATGTCGCTCAGGGCTTTCTGCAGCTCGGCGATCTCTTCCTCCCGCTGACGCATTTCCCACTGGAGCTTGTGCTGTCCGGAGAAAAGAGGGTCCGGGGCGGAAGACCGACCACCAGGATTTGGtggagtgcagagcaccgcactgagcaacgaaccctgccctccaggagctgacggtctacttgggcagggcattgtattgagcgcttgggagaggtcaatcgagttagtagacatgattgctgtcctcaaggagctgaaagtgcactgtgggcagagcactggaatgagcacttgggggagagggCAACAATcagtagaaaccatccctgccctcaaggagctgacagacggctctgtgcagagcactgtcctgagctcttggcagagttcagtagagtcggtagacatgatcccggccctaCCCGGAGCCCCAGTGCCAGCAGAGTCATGGCCCTGATGCCAGCCTACCCACATGGGGGGCGAGAGGCCCCGTGGCCTGAAATTCTGCAGCTCAGCCTTCCCCTTTTAGAGCCACCCCAGAATTTCCCGAGGCCTCCCCCGGGGTCGGACACTGGCCGAGCCCCGCCGGCCCTGGGTGTATCACGGATCCGTGACCTCCCCCCCACCGGGTCCTCTCTACCTGCTCCTCGCAGGTGGCTTTGTACTTGTCCAGTCTGGCTGTCAGGGCCTCATGCTCCTCGTCGAACTCGGCGATCTTCTTCCGGTAGTGCTCCAGGAGCTCCCGTGACGGGCGCAGGACGGCCAGGCGCTGGCTCACGGGGGGCAGCGGCGGGGACGGGTCGGGGCTATCGGACGGCAGGCCCCGCTGGCGGCGGCGGCTGGAGCCCTGGCCCCTGGGGGAGTCCCGGGAAGCTGCCGCTCTtggggaagtcaggaggaaattaaAACCCCTTGTACTCTTACGGAAAAACCCCCAATCTGATCCCCGCTGTCCACGACGCAAACGCTACGTGATTAGATCGACGGAgcttatcgagcgctgactgtttgCACGGCACTTTTGATTtccgatggtatttgtcaagcgccgggggagacacaagctaatcaggttggacacagtccctgtcccacctggggttcacagtcttaatcccctttttctagatgaagtaactgacacacaaagaaatgatttctccaagttcacccaggaggttggtggcggagcctggattggaagcccagtccttctgacacccaggcctggctctaaatgTCAGTTTCAGGGGCTTTTGCTGTGCACGTGAGGCAAAATGGATTCGGGATCAAATGAAAGATATTtatcaggtgcagagcactttacggtctactgtctgcacagcactatactgaatacttgggagacacaatctctgccttctcccactccctcgatctgctccctttattcacccctccctcagtcccacagcacttaaatccacttccaaaatgtatttaatacctctctctccctctgaactgtaagttcgctgtgggtggggactgtgtctaccaactctgctctattgtactcccccaagtgcttagtacagtgctctgcacacagtgagcactaaataaacgCGACCGATCGATTACAATCTCAGGGGAGTGGACTCTGACAACTCGGTCTGTGAGGTGgcttttaaacaaaaaaaaaaaaagaaggaaaaaagggaaaattgaATTAATTCAGCAGGGTGCTGATGCTTCTAAGGCTCCCATAGTGTTTTTGAGCACGGCTTGAAGAAATCGTGTTTGCTTCCCCTCACCCACTCTCTACTGCAGTGTTGTCCCCGGCCTAAAATAATAAAATCCAGTTCAGGAGGCCCATCTCTGGCACCCAAGGTTCTTGGAGGGCAACGTGGAACTGTTCTAGAGAAAACTGTGCTCCCAAGTCTGACAAGCACCAGCAGGCTGGGTTTGTGCAAATGTAAGACTTAgaacaaaaaggaaaaacaacTTCAAAGCCCAGGAGAAACTGGAGAGAAACCCTCACCGAAAACTCAAGCCAGCTGACTCAGCTGGcaggttttattttttcttttaatggtaattgttaagcacttactatgtgcctgggactctattaagcgctggggtaaacacaagataatcaggttgattatcccacatgggcttgcagtcttaatccccatttcacaggtgaggtaactgaggcccagaagtgaagtgacttgctcaaggtcacacagcggacaaggggcagaacggGAATAGGACCTAGGGCCGAGTTTTTTCCGCTAGGCCTAGCCGCTTCTCGTAGAACTCAAGCTCTTAATCAATCATAATCACTGAGcagctactgggtgcagaacactgtactaagcgcttgggaaagtaccctagaagagagttggttggcacactccctgcccacaatgagct
Encoded proteins:
- the CCDC77 gene encoding coiled-coil domain-containing protein 77 produces the protein MDSTPTNPPASRRAAASRDSPRGQGSSRRRQRGLPSDSPDPSPPLPPVSQRLAVLRPSRELLEHYRKKIAEFDEEHEALTARLDKYKATCEEQHKLQWEMRQREEEIAELQKALSDMQVFLFQEREHVLRLYSENDRLKIRELEDRKKIQHLLALVGSDTGDLTYFHKEPPHKVTIPQKPLRAGEPQERKENLVSRTGPAKSTAKPAARGEAPQDPGTYQRDNQTLILQVEALQAQLEEQTKLCKDRIEGFLEDRRIRLEEAQVQHQRDQDKIKALADKLRRTQDLLFESTRDYLRLKSDVRVKEKSWLAEKDHLLKEKDEFREQLQEREEKRGGRQLSPPHPEPTWANGDYVKVLREKLAQEQKLSNMYREQCVALEDDLARIREEGDVGREIFKERSDKLGKRLQLMTRRYEALEKRRCMEVEGFKADIKNLRQKLKDVEKLLFQVTLNVGPDQDLAILHEVRQGNRRTHKIQGELKSLKAKIYRLESELRAC